In Procambarus clarkii isolate CNS0578487 chromosome 5, FALCON_Pclarkii_2.0, whole genome shotgun sequence, the following are encoded in one genomic region:
- the LOC123766133 gene encoding myb-like protein Q: MVLAQRQRSLEQHQRSLQQHQRSLEQRQRSLEQHQRSLEQHQRSLEQHQRSLEQRQRTLEQHQPSLAQHQRSQAHHQRSLAHHQRSLAHHQQSLEHHQRSLVLHQRSLEDHSFNNAKVVSRETIFVCRKAGDLKHKE; the protein is encoded by the coding sequence ATGGTGCTGGCGCAGCGCCAACGGTCGCTGGAACAGCACCAACGGTCGCTGCAGCAGCACCAACGGTCGCTGGAGCAGCGCCAACGGTCGCTGGAGCAGCACCAACGGTCGCTGGAGCAGCACCAACGGTCGCTGGAGCAGCACCAACGGTCGCTGGAGCAGCGCCAACGGACGCTGGAACAGCACCAACCGTCGCTGGCGCAGCACCAACGGTCGCAGGCGCACCACCAACGATCGCTGGCGCACCACCAACGATCGCTGGCGCACCACCAACAGTCTCTGGAGCACCACCAACGGTCGCTGGTGCTGCACCAACGGTCGCTGGAGGATCACTCGTTCAACAATGCCAAAGTCGTTTCTCGTGAAACAATATTTGTTTGCAGGAAGGCTGGAGACTTAAAACATAAAGAATAA